The Pseudofrankia inefficax genome window below encodes:
- a CDS encoding carbohydrate ABC transporter permease yields MSHPAARPAATGGGGRVAGIAGRSVILALGVFFALLPFVWMVRTAFGPSQSAFQLTSNPIPQSVSFDAFQRAWADGHLGRALLTGIGVSLGILVLQLVTAIPAAYVFAWLPFRGRSVVFAVVLATLLVPSQVTAIPNYVTISALGLSNTRVGLVLPFMTSAAAIFLLRQYMSTIPVSVLEAARMDGLGVLRTLWTIVVPLSMPAIATVSVFSFLLSFNEYLWPLLEARSPDIATPPLALATMFASPKYGLPDFAELAAGALVISLPTLVVFFIAQRRLTSGLTGTGVGG; encoded by the coding sequence ATGAGTCACCCAGCAGCCCGGCCGGCGGCGACCGGCGGCGGTGGCCGAGTCGCGGGGATCGCCGGCCGGTCGGTGATTCTCGCGTTGGGGGTCTTCTTCGCACTGCTGCCGTTCGTCTGGATGGTGCGCACCGCCTTCGGTCCCTCCCAGTCGGCCTTCCAGCTGACGTCGAACCCGATTCCCCAGTCGGTCAGCTTCGACGCGTTCCAGCGCGCCTGGGCCGACGGCCACCTCGGCCGGGCGCTGCTGACCGGGATCGGGGTCAGCCTGGGGATCCTGGTGCTGCAGCTGGTGACGGCCATTCCCGCGGCCTATGTGTTCGCCTGGCTGCCGTTCCGGGGCCGGTCCGTGGTGTTCGCCGTCGTGCTCGCCACGCTGCTGGTACCGAGCCAGGTGACGGCTATCCCGAACTACGTGACGATCTCGGCCCTGGGCCTGTCGAACACGAGGGTCGGGCTGGTTCTGCCGTTTATGACCAGCGCGGCGGCAATCTTCCTGTTGCGCCAGTACATGTCGACAATTCCGGTCTCGGTCCTGGAAGCCGCTCGGATGGACGGCCTCGGCGTGCTGCGGACGCTGTGGACCATCGTGGTGCCGCTTTCCATGCCGGCGATCGCCACCGTCTCGGTGTTCAGCTTCCTGCTGTCGTTCAACGAGTACCTGTGGCCGCTACTGGAGGCCCGCTCGCCCGACATCGCCACGCCGCCGCTGGCCCTGGCCACCATGTTCGCCTCGCCCAAGTACGGCCTCCCGGACTTCGCCGAGCTCGCCGCCGGCGCACTGGTGATCAGCCTGCCCACCCTCGTCGTCTTCTTCATCGCCCAGCGCCGCCTCACGTCGGGCCTCACCGGCACCGGCGTGGGCGGCTGA
- a CDS encoding carbohydrate ABC transporter permease — MARGAGTGNGIAGWRAGALLFPALLGLGVFVLSPAVVSAFAAGTDKRLTGPSFHWVGTANLREAFHDPDLGKTVVNTLEYCGLTVIPAVIVGLALALATQKVARGRGALRLALFLPVSANLIAIALIFAYMFDPSPQGLANTAVGWFGVHPQNWLGDTSTALPVVALVGGWRLTSFVFVVYLAGLTAIPASVYEAADVDGIRGFARLRHITLPLLAPTTIFLGVFTTILTLQTFETVAVLTKGGPFRSSSTIVYYIFEVGFTGSFRIGYASAIALLLILAIVLIGVLGSVLGRRARARAARAESEGADLAVDGAAGAALVSLGAGPGRAALSGGTGEFGGTGEFG; from the coding sequence ATGGCAAGAGGGGCGGGGACGGGCAACGGTATCGCCGGCTGGCGGGCCGGAGCGTTGCTGTTCCCCGCGCTGCTCGGGCTGGGAGTGTTCGTGCTCAGCCCGGCGGTGGTCTCCGCGTTCGCGGCCGGGACCGACAAGAGACTGACCGGCCCGAGCTTCCACTGGGTGGGCACCGCGAACCTGCGCGAGGCGTTCCACGATCCTGACCTCGGCAAGACGGTCGTCAACACGCTCGAATACTGCGGGTTGACGGTGATCCCGGCGGTCATCGTCGGCCTGGCGCTGGCCCTGGCCACCCAGAAGGTCGCCCGGGGCCGTGGTGCGCTGCGGCTCGCCCTGTTCCTGCCGGTCAGCGCGAATCTGATCGCGATCGCACTGATCTTCGCCTACATGTTCGACCCGAGCCCGCAGGGTCTGGCGAACACGGCCGTCGGCTGGTTCGGCGTCCACCCGCAGAACTGGCTGGGCGACACGTCGACCGCGCTGCCGGTGGTGGCGCTCGTCGGCGGCTGGCGCCTGACCAGCTTCGTGTTCGTCGTGTACCTGGCCGGGCTGACGGCCATCCCCGCCTCGGTGTACGAGGCGGCCGACGTCGACGGCATCCGGGGGTTCGCCCGGCTGCGGCACATCACTCTGCCGCTGCTGGCACCCACCACGATCTTCCTCGGCGTCTTCACGACGATCCTGACGCTGCAGACCTTCGAGACGGTGGCGGTCCTGACGAAGGGCGGGCCGTTCCGGTCAAGCTCGACGATCGTCTACTACATCTTCGAGGTCGGCTTCACCGGCTCGTTCCGGATCGGCTACGCCTCCGCGATCGCGCTGCTGCTGATTCTGGCCATCGTGCTGATCGGCGTGCTGGGGTCGGTCCTCGGCCGGCGGGCCAGAGCGCGCGCCGCCCGGGCGGAGAGCGAGGGCGCGGACCTGGCCGTCGACGGGGCGGCCGGGGCCGCGTTGGTGAGCCTCGGCGCCGGTCCCGGTAGGGCCGCTTTGTCTGGCGGCACTGGGGAGTTCGGCGGCACGGGGGAGTTCGGATGA
- a CDS encoding DUF349 domain-containing protein, translating into MSDGTGSEWGRVADDGTVYVRTSEGERAVGSWRAGSPDEGLAHFVRRYDDLSAEVELLEKRVTIAGVDPVGIATSAQRLLDGLPGAAVVGDLDALRGRLNALLGVTESRKTQVQAERAAKAAQAVAAKEELVAEAERLAKSSDWKAVSERFRVIGEEFRAITGVDKRTDSGLWRRIAAAREEFARRRTAHFAALDTQRAKSKERKEALIAEAESLADSTDWGATSTRFRALMADWKTAGRAAKDVDDELWARFRAAQDTFFSRRNAVNAERDAEARANQTAKEALLAEAAELDPAEAERSLRKLRDIQERWDAIGRVPREAVGQLERQLSTISDRIREANDARFSRNDTETSPFVAKLRQSVSRLEEKLEKAKASGRTKDIAKVEADLATQRAWLAQAER; encoded by the coding sequence ATGAGTGACGGGACCGGCTCCGAGTGGGGACGAGTCGCCGACGACGGCACCGTCTATGTACGGACGTCCGAGGGCGAGCGCGCTGTCGGCTCGTGGCGGGCCGGCAGCCCAGATGAGGGCCTTGCGCACTTCGTGCGCCGCTACGACGACCTTTCCGCCGAGGTGGAGCTGCTCGAGAAGCGCGTGACGATCGCCGGGGTCGACCCGGTCGGCATCGCCACGAGCGCGCAGCGGCTGCTGGACGGGCTGCCGGGCGCGGCCGTCGTCGGCGACCTGGACGCGCTGCGCGGCCGGCTGAACGCGCTGCTGGGCGTGACCGAGAGCCGCAAGACGCAGGTGCAGGCCGAACGCGCGGCCAAGGCCGCGCAGGCGGTCGCCGCCAAGGAGGAGCTGGTCGCCGAGGCCGAACGGCTGGCGAAGAGCTCCGACTGGAAGGCGGTCAGCGAGCGGTTCCGGGTGATCGGCGAGGAGTTCCGCGCCATCACCGGCGTCGACAAGCGGACCGACTCCGGCCTGTGGCGCCGGATCGCCGCCGCGCGGGAGGAGTTCGCCCGCCGGCGTACCGCGCACTTCGCGGCGCTCGACACCCAGCGGGCCAAGTCGAAGGAGCGCAAGGAGGCGCTGATCGCCGAGGCCGAGTCGCTCGCCGACTCGACCGACTGGGGCGCCACCAGCACCCGCTTCCGCGCACTGATGGCCGACTGGAAGACCGCCGGCCGGGCGGCCAAGGACGTCGACGACGAGCTGTGGGCCCGGTTCCGCGCCGCGCAGGACACGTTCTTCAGCCGGCGCAACGCGGTGAACGCCGAGCGCGACGCGGAGGCGCGGGCCAACCAGACCGCCAAGGAGGCGCTGCTGGCCGAGGCGGCCGAGCTCGACCCGGCCGAGGCCGAGCGGTCGCTGCGCAAGCTGCGCGACATCCAGGAGCGCTGGGACGCGATCGGGCGGGTGCCCCGCGAGGCGGTCGGCCAGCTGGAGCGTCAGCTGAGCACGATCAGCGACCGGATCCGCGAGGCCAACGACGCCCGCTTCTCCCGCAACGACACGGAGACCTCGCCGTTCGTCGCCAAGCTCCGTCAGTCGGTCAGCCGGCTGGAGGAGAAGCTGGAGAAGGCCAAGGCATCCGGCCGGACCAAGGACATCGCCAAGGTCGAGGCGGACCTCGCGACCCAACGCGCCTGGCTCGCCCAGGCCGAGCGGTAG
- a CDS encoding helix-turn-helix domain-containing protein, translating into MSPVAALHVRELGDYIRDQRRAAHISLRQLAQQAGVSNPYLSQIERGLRKPSAEILQQIAKALRISAEVLYVQAGILEEREGGEDVHAAVLADEVLTARQKQVILDIYDAFRRENAAAADLAASAMTAADETSAEAPRPAAEPSPAKAEPAEAVPPVPRRRASTAPAETGTTRSGTPRSGTTKARAGDGSASAEPAGTPRPAARRSRAAASAEPGETAGKAPRRAATTRRATPRRATATTAKPASAKPDAGASPDAPAGVPAEAAAQPNQASTSEP; encoded by the coding sequence ATGAGCCCCGTGGCGGCCCTGCATGTCCGAGAGCTCGGCGACTACATCCGGGACCAGCGCCGTGCCGCGCACATCTCGCTGCGCCAGCTCGCCCAGCAGGCCGGCGTGAGCAACCCGTACCTGAGCCAGATCGAGCGCGGCCTGCGCAAGCCGTCGGCCGAGATCCTGCAGCAGATCGCGAAGGCGCTGCGTATCTCGGCCGAGGTCCTCTACGTGCAGGCCGGGATCCTTGAGGAGCGGGAGGGCGGCGAGGACGTCCACGCGGCCGTGCTCGCCGACGAGGTACTCACCGCTCGTCAGAAGCAGGTCATCCTCGATATCTATGACGCGTTCCGCCGGGAGAACGCGGCGGCGGCGGATCTGGCCGCGAGCGCGATGACCGCGGCCGACGAGACAAGTGCCGAGGCACCGCGGCCGGCTGCCGAGCCGTCGCCGGCGAAGGCGGAGCCGGCCGAGGCGGTCCCACCGGTGCCCCGTCGCCGTGCCTCCACGGCCCCGGCCGAGACCGGCACGACCAGGAGCGGCACCCCCAGGAGCGGCACCACCAAGGCTCGCGCCGGCGACGGCTCCGCCAGCGCCGAGCCAGCAGGGACGCCGCGGCCCGCGGCCCGCCGGTCACGCGCGGCGGCCTCCGCCGAGCCGGGCGAGACCGCGGGCAAAGCGCCGCGGCGGGCCGCCACGACCCGGCGGGCGACGCCACGCCGGGCCACGGCCACGACCGCCAAGCCGGCTTCGGCGAAGCCCGACGCAGGGGCGTCCCCGGACGCGCCCGCCGGGGTCCCGGCCGAAGCGGCGGCGCAACCGAACCAGGCGTCGACGTCCGAACCCTAG